The nucleotide sequence CGTTCGGCGGCTGGACCTACTCGGGCGGCTTCGGGCAGGCGGCGCAGAACGCGGCCGCGTTCGCGCAGTCCTGCTACAACCTGCTCAAGGACCCGCGCTGGGCGGACATCTGGGACGGCATCGACATCGACTGGGAGTACCCCAACGCGTGCGGCCTTTCCTGTGACACCAGCGGTGCCGCGGCCTACAAGAACCTGATGGGCGCGCTGCGCTCGAAGTTCGGCTCCTCGTTCCTGATCACCTCGGCGATCACCGCGGACGGCAGCAACGGCGGCAAGCTCGACGTCGCCGACTACGGCGGCGCGTCGCAGTACGTCGACTGGTACAACGTGATGACCTACGACTACTTCGGAGCCTGGGCGGCGCAGGGCCCGACCGCTCCGCACTCGCCGTTGACCAACTTCGCCGGCATCCCGACGCCGGGCTTCTACTCCGACGCCGCGATCCAGAAGCTGAAGAGCAAGGGCGTCCCGTCGAGCAAGCTGTTGCTGGGCATCGGCTTCTACGGCCGCGGCTGGACCGGCGTCACGCAGTCGACCCCGGGTGGCACGGCGACCGGTCCGGCGCCGGGCACCTACGAGCAGGGCATCGAGGACTACAAGGTCCTCAAGAACACCTGCCCGTCGACCGGCACCTTCGCCGGCACCGCGTACGCCAAGTGCGGCAGCAACTGGTGGAGCTACGACACCCCGGCGACCATCGGCGGGAAGATGTCCTACGCCAAGCAGCAGGGTCTCGGCGGCGCCTTCTTCTGGGAGCTGACCGGTGACACCACGGGCGGCGAACTCATCTCCGCGATGAAGAACGGCCTGTCGTGACGCGCCGGTGGTGGCCCGCACTCGGGCTGGCGGCCGCGGCCGCCACGATCGGCGCGATGTTCGTGATCGCGCCCGCGAACGCCGCGGGCGGCGTGTCCGCGACCTTCAGCAAGGGCTCCGACTGGGGCACCGGGTACGAGGGCAAGTATACGATCGCCAACGGCTCGGGCTCGACGCTCGCGACCTGGACCGTCGAGTTCGACCTGCCGTCCGGCGCGAAGATCTCGTCGCTGTGGGACGGCAGCTACACCGCGTCCGGCCAGCACGTCACGGTGAAGAACACGTGGAACGGCAACGTCGCCAACGGCGGTAGCGCCAGCTTCGGGTTCAACGTGGCGTACTCGGGTTCGTACGCCGCGCCGTCGAACTGCAAGCTCAACGGTGGGTCGTGTGCCGCCGGGGGCACACCCCCCACGACCACGACGCCTCCTACGACGACGACCCCGCCGACCACCACGCCGCCGCCGGCGGGCGGCCGGGGCGCGCCCTACCTGTACATGGGCTGGGGCAGCCCGCCCAACCCGCAGACGGTGATGAACGCGACCGGGATCAAGTGGTTCACCATGGCGTTCATCAACGCCTCCGGTGGCTGCACCCCGGCGTGGGACAGCAGCCGGCCGCTCTCCGGCAGTGCCGACGCGAACGCGATCGCGCAGATCAAGGCGGCGGGCGGCCAGGTCATCCCGTCGTTCGGCGGCTGGAGCGGGAACAAGCTGGGCCCGAACTGCTCGACGCCGTCCGCGCTGGCCGGCGCCTACCAGCAGGTGATCAACGCCTACGGGCTGAAGGCGATCGACATCGACATCGAGAACTCCGACGAGTTCGAGAACGAGGCCGTGCAGGACCGCATCCTGGGCGCGCTGAAGATCGTCAAGCAGAACAACCCGGGTATCCAGACGATCCTGACGTTCGGCACGTCGACGACCGGCCCGAACTACTACGGCAACCGGCTCATCGACCAGTCGAAGGCCCTGGGCGCGAACGTGGACGTGTTCACGATCATGCCGTTCGACTTCGGTGGCGGCGCGAACATGTACAACAGCACGGTGAGCGCGGCGAACGGCTTGCGCGACAAGCTGAAGTCGACGTTCGGCTGGTCCGACGCCACGGCGTACGCCCACCTGGGTATTTCGGGCATGAACGGCCTGTCCGACCAGCAGGAGCTCACGGACTTGCCGACGTGGACCCAGATCACGAACTGGGCCAAGTCGAACAAGATCGCCCGCCTGGCGTTCTGGTCGGTCAACCGCGACCGCGGCTGCCCGGGCGGCGGTGTCCAGTCGGCGTGCAGCGGCATCGCCCAGAACGACTGGGACTTCACGAAGGTGACAGCGGGCTTCTGACGCTGTCGTGAAACGGCCTCCTTGCCGTCCATCCATGCCCCCACCACCGCCCTCAACGGAGGCGCTTCGCGCCGCGGTGTTGGATTCGTGGGCCGGCAAGGAGGCCTTCGCACGTTAAAGCAGCTTCACCGCTTCACCGATCGCCTGGTCCAAAATAGACAGACCCAGCGCGATCTCCTCTTCGGACGCCGTCAGCGGCGGAGCGATCCGGAACACCCCGCCCATGCCCGGCAGCTGCACGATGTTCATGTGCAGCCCCAGCTCGAGGCAGCGCTGCGTGACGCGCGCCCCCAGCTCGTCCGAGCTCCGCTTGGTTTCGCGGTCCACCACCAGCTCCAGCCCGGCCAGCAGGCCGCGGCCGCGGATGTCGCCGACCACCTCGTGGCCGGCCGCGAGCTCCTCCAGGCCCCGGCGCAGCACCGCGCCCAGCGAGAGCGCCCGCGCGTCGAGGCGGTCGCGGGTCAGCACGTCCAGCACCGTGTTGCCGACCGCCGCCGGGAGCGGGTCCGACACGTGGGTCGTGAAGAACAAGAACCCGCGGTCGTGCGCCTCCTGCTCGATGGCGGCGCTGGTCAGCACGGCGGCCAGCGGCAGGCCGGCGCCGAGCGTCTTCGACAGCGTCAGGATGTCGGGGACGATGCCGTCGCGTTCGAACGCGTACCAGTTCCCTGTGCGGCACAACCCCGTTTGGGCTTCGTCGAGGATCAGCAACATCCCGCGCTCACGGCACTTCTCGGCCAGCGCGGCGAAGTAGCCGGGCGGGGGCTCGATGATGCCGCCGGAACTGAGGATCGGCTCGACCAGGCACGCGGCCAGGCTGCCGACCGACTGCGCGTCGATCATCTCGAACCCGAAGTCCAGCTGACGACGCCAATCGAGCGAACCGGAGGCGTCGGTGAAGTCGGGCCGGTACGCGTTGGGCGCCGGGATGGCGAAGTTGCCGGGCGTGGCCGGGCCGTAGCCGCGGCGGCCCGCGCTGTAGGTCGCGCTCGCCGCCGCCTGCGTCATCCCGTGCCAGGACCGGGCGAACGAGACGATCTCGTGCTTGCCGGTGACGAGCTTGGCCATCCGGACGGCGGCCTCGTTCGATTCCGCACCCGTGGTCAGCAGCAGCGCCTTCTCCAGCGGCGCCGGCAGCGTCTCGGCGAGCCGCCGCGCGAGGTCGGCGACCGGGCGGCTCAGCATGCCGCTGAACAGGTGGTCGAGCTTCCCCACCTGCCGCCGGACGGTCTCGACGATCTCGGGGTGGGAGTGCCCGAGGATCGCGCTCATCTGGCCGGACGTGAAGTCGAGGATCCGGCGGCCGTCTTCGGTGAAGAGGAAGCTGCCTTCGGCGCGGTCGATGATCTCGGGGGTGAAGGTGCCGCCGTAACGCACGAGGTGCCGGTCGACGTCGGCCCAGAAGGATTCAGCCATGGCGTGGACGGTAGGTCCGCCACGAGTGACACGTCCATCTCACAATTCCGGCTTTCTTGTTCGGTTTTGCCGAACAACAATGGCGGGATGCTGAACCCGTGGCGCCTGCGGCTGCTGAGCCGCCTCGACACCCTGGGCACGGTCCGCGCGGTGGCGCAGGACGCCAACCTGAGCGCGTCCAGCGTGTCGCAGCAGCTGGCCGTGCTCGAAGCCGAAACCCGCACCCAGCTGCTGGAACGCACCGGCCGCCGGGTCCGGCTCACGCCGGCCGGGCTGATGCTGGCCCGGCGGGCGCGGGTGATCCTCGACCACATGGACACGGTCGAGGCGGAGCTGCGCAGCCTCGGCGAGGAGCCGGCCGGCCTGGTCCGGCTCGGGGCGTTCCAGAGCGCGATCCACACCCTGGCCGTCCCGGCGGTGACCCGGCTGGCGCACCCGCACCTCGAGGTCCAGCTGCTGGAGCTGGAACCGCACGAAAGCATCCCGGCCCTGCGCGGCGGCGACGCCGACGTCATCATCACCACGACCGACTTCGTCGAGCTCCCGCTGGGCCCCGACCTCGACATCGTCCCGCTGGCGACCGACCCGATCGTGCTGGTGACGCCGCCGGAGGCACCTCGCGGCCCGGCGGTCCTGTCGGCCTACGCGGACGCGCCGTGGGCGCTGGACGCGCCGCAGTCGTACATGGCGAACCTGACGCTGCGCCTGTGCCGCGAATCGGGCTTCGAGCCACGGGTGGTGTGCCGCTTCAGCAACTACCTGATGACGCTGCAGCACGTCGAGGCCGGCTTGTCGATCGCGCTGCTGCCCGGGCTGGCGGTGGATCGCCGCTACCGCGTGGCGACCCGCGAGCTGGCGACCCCGGTGACCCGCACGATCGCGGCGGTGGTCCGCCGGGGGACGCCGTTGCGCGCGGGCGTGAACGTCGTCCTCGACGCGCTGCGGCAGCCGCCGGAGCTGCCGGAGCTGCCGGAGTGGGTCGGGCTTCGGTCTTCTTCTCCTTGACCGGCCGTTCCGGCTCGCGCTCCACGCCGGGTTCGGTGACCACCTGCCGGCCGCCCGGACCGCCGCAAGAAGTTCAGTGCTGGTGCTCCCGCTCGTCCTGCACGGTCTCCGCGCGGGCCAGCCACAGCTCGGCCTCGTGGGCGGCACCCCGCGCCCGTAGCATGCGCGCCAGGCTCAGCATGCCCTGGACGTCGCCGGTCTCGGCGGCCCGGCGGAACCACTGCTCGGCCGTCGCCAGGTCCTCGCGGTGCTCGGCGAGGTGGCCGAGGTTGGTGAGCGCCGGGATGCTGCCGTGCTCGGCGGCCTTGCGGTACCAGGCGGCGGCTTCCCCCTCGTCGCCGCGGTTGCGGGCCAGCACGCCGAGGTTGGTCATCGCCGCCGGGTCGCCGCGCTCGGCGGCTTCGAGGTACCAGGTCTCGGCCTCCTCGAGGTCGCCGCGGCGGTGCAGCAGCAGCCCGAGCCGGGTGACCGCCTCGACGTGGCCGCCGCGCGCGCCCTGGCGGTACCACGATTCGGCGTCGCTCGGCCGGCCGAGCCGTTCGGCCTGCCTGCCGAGCTGGCAGGTGGCCGCGAGGTCGCCGGCCTGCACGGCGGAGCGCCACCAGCGGGCCGCCTCGGCGGCCTGACCGCGGTCGCGCAGCACGACGCCCAGGTCGATCATCGCGCCGGTGAAGCCCGCTTCCGCGGCCTGGCGCAGCCACGACTCGGCCTCGTCGCCCTTGCCGTCTTCGCGCAGCAGCCGCCCGAGCGCGGCCATCGACGGCAGGTCGCCGGTCCGCGCCGCCTCGCCGTACCAGTGCCGGGCGTCGTCGCGCTTGCCGCGCCGCTCGCAGGACTTGGCGAGGTGCTGCATCCCGTGCGGCTCGCCGGCCAGTGCGGCCTCGTGGTACCAGCGCTCGGCCTCCTCCTGCGCGCCGCGCTCGGCGAGGAGGTGGGCCAGCGCGGTCATCGAGACGCGGTCGCCGCCCATGGCGGCCTTGCGGTACCACGACTCGGCCTCGGGCAGCTCTCCGCGCTCGCGCATCGCCGCGCCCATCCGGGCCATGGCGACGACGTTGCCGCCTTCCGCGGCTTTGCGCTGGAAGAACTCGTCGAACTTCTTGAGCCGGCCGGGCATCGGCTGCTCCCTCCGGATGGGTCCTGCTCCGGTAGTCGCAGATGATCGGCTCCGTGTGACAGCTTCGCCGTGGGTGGGCGACGTCACATTCGCGCCAGGTCGTCGTGTCGGCGCGGTTGTCCCACGTCGGCAGAGGTGACACTACGCCGCGCGACCGCGCAGGTGAGAGGAGAAAATCGTGGCGGCCCGAGGCTTTCGGCTGAGCGTGACGCAGCGAACCCTGCTGGTAGTCACGATCTTGGCCCTCGCGCTCTTCGGGTACTGGGCGACGAGAGGCGCGGGCGCGGCGCCACCGACGTCGGGTGCGCCGGTGCCGGTCAGTGCGGCCGACGCGCAGAAGCAGCTCGACGAGCTGGCCATCGGCGCGCGGACGTCCATGGACGGCTATTCGCGCGAGAAGTTCCCCCACTGGGACAGCCAGGGGTCCGGCTGCGACACCCGCGAAGTCGTCCTCAAGCGCGACGGCAAGGACGTCAAGACCGACAAGGACTGCAGGCCGACGTCCGGGACGTGGACCAGCGTCTACGACGAGGAGACCTGGACGAAGGCCACCGACGTCGACATCGACCACATGGTCCCGCTCGGGCAGGCGTGGGCGAGCGGCGCGAAGTCGTGGACGACCGAGAAGCGCGAGCAGTTCGCCAACGACCTCACCCGGCCGCAGCTGTTCGCCGTCACCGACAACCTCAACCAGCAGAAGAGCGACAAGGCGCCCGACGAGTGGAAGCCGCCGCTGGTGGCGTTCTGGTGCACCTACGCGACCGACTGGATCGTCGTGAAGCACTACTACGGGCTCACCATCACGCAAGGCGAGAAAACCGCCTTGACCGACATGTTGCGCCGCTGCTGAGCTGGCCGGCGTGACGACTTTCGCGCTGATCCACGGAGGCGGCGGCAGCGGCTGGGACTTCCACCTGCTGATCCCGGAGCTCGCGGCTCGCGGGCACGACGCGGTCGCCCCCGACCTGCCGATCACCGACTCCTCGGCCGGCCTGGCGGAGTTCACCGAAACGGTACTGGCCGCGCTCGGCGACCGTACGGACGTCGCCGTCGTCGGCCATTCGTACGGCGGGTTCACCGCGCCGCTGGTCGCGGCGAAGGTCCGCGCGCGGCTGCTGGTCTACCTGGCCGGGATGATCCCGGCGCCCGGCGAACCGCCGGGGCAGTGGTGGGGCAACACCGGCTTCGAGGCGCCGAAGGGCCTGACCGAGACCGAGCAGTTCTTCAACGGCGTCCCGGCGGACCTCGCCGAGCAGTGCCAGGCGCATGGGCGCGAGCAGGCCAGCAAGGAGTGGGACGAGCCGTGGCCGCTGCCGGCCCACCCGGACGTCCCGACCCGGGTGCTTCTGGCCCGCGACGACCGGTTCTTCGTCCCGGACTTCCAGCGGCGGGTCGCGCGCGAGCGGCTGGGCATCGAGCCGGACGAGCTCGACGGCCCGCACTGCGTGCCGCTCAGCCACCCCGGCGCCCTGGCCGACCGTCTGGTGAGCTACCTCTGATTGATCCGTTGGGCGGTTAAAGGTCTAGACCTATTGACTGTGTGGTCCAGGCCACTTACGGTTTTGACCAGCGGCGAACCCGCTCGCGTCACCTCCATCCGGTCCCCACCACGGAGGTTCCCGTCATGCGTTTCGCGCACGTCCTCGCCCTGACGGCCATCGCCGCCGGCAGCTTCCTCGCCGCCCCCGCCGCTTCTGCGGCGACCCTGCCCGCCTGCCGGCACTTCTACACCGGCTCGATCCCCGATCGCCCGGTCACCGGCGGGCACGGACCCGGCACGCTCGTCGGCGCCGTGGACGTGGGCAACCGCCTGCCCGCGCCCGGCTCGGTCAGCGGGGGACTGGGCACCGACGGCAAGGTCGCCTTCACCTTCGCCCGGGTCGCCGGCGCGAAGGCCTACCGGGCTTTCCGCAACGGTCAAGCGCTGCAGTGGATCAGCGACTGGGGCCAGCCGACGCTCACCGTCACCGACGCCAGTCCGTGCCAGAACGCGAACTACCAGCTCTACGCCATGACGGCGGAAGACAACTCGCCGGGCTCGCTCGGGCAGGTTTCGACCGCCTACCGCCTCGACGGCGCGAACCGGCTCGCGGCCTACCGCATCCCGGCCGGCACCACGCTGAACTACCGCGTCACGGCGTACAACGACGTCGCCCAGACCGCGCTCGGCTACCAGGCCGGCCCGGGTTTCTGCGCCGTCGACGCCCGGAACATCCCGTGGGGCACCCGGTTCTCCGTGCCCGGCTACGGCGAGTGCTACGCGGCCGATATCGGCAGCTGGATCTCCGGCGACATCGTCGACGTCTGGCTGCCCGGCTCCCAGGCCGACGCCTGGGGGATCCAACGGCTGACCCTCACCGTGCGGTAGGCGTCCTGGCGGCCGAAAGGCCGTGAAAGCCTCCTTGCCGACGTCCCCAACGCCCCGGCAAGGAGGCTTTCACGGGGGTCCGGGTGGCGGAGCCCCCGGCGCGGGGCGGAGCCCCGGATGGCACGGGCTTTCACGGGGGTCCGGGTGGCGCAGCCCCGGATGGCACGGGCTTTCGCGGGGGTTACCAGCGGTCGAGGTGCAGGACCTCGTCGAGGGGCTGCCGCGCCGCCGGCTTGAACGTGTCGCCCGTGTAGAACGCCGTCGGGATCAGGGCCGCCTGGTGGACGTTCTTCGGCAGGCCCAGCACCTCCGCCGCCTCCTGCTCGTACTTCAGGTGCAGCGTCGTCCACGCCGTGCCCAGCGTGACCGAGCGGGCCGCCAGCATGAAGCTCCACACCGCCGGGAGCAGCGACGCCCACAGCCCCGCCTGGTTGCCCGGCGGCAGCTCCGAGGACGCCGTCTCCAGGCAAGGCACCACCAGCACCGGGACGTCACCCATCCGGTCGGCCAGGTACGCGACGCTGTCGCCGACCCGCTGCTGGACCTGAGCCCGCTCCGGGTCGTCCGCGAACAGCTTGCCCGCGGCGTTCGGAGAGGCCAGGTACTCCTCGCACGCCCGGCGGTAGATCTCGCCGAGCGCGGCCCGCTGGTCCACATCGGTCACGACCAGCCACTGCCACCGCTGCGTGTTCGAGCCGCTCGGCGCCTGGAGCGCGACCTGAATGCAGTGCTTGACCAGGTCGAGTGGCACCGGGCGCTCGAGGTCGAGGCGCTTGCGGACGGTCCTGGTCGTGGTCAGGAGCTCTTCGGGCGTCATCATCGGCCCATCATGCCGGGCCTACCAGCGATCGTGCACCAGCGGCCGGATGAGCTCGTCGTAGGTTTCGCGGACGGCGGCGGTCGCCTCGGCGGAGAGCGGCGGCAGCGCGGCCGCGGCGGTGTTCGCCTCCGCCTGCCCGGCGTTGCGGGCGCCCGGGATCACCGTGCTGACGCCCGGCTGGTCGATGATCCAGCGCAGCGCGAACTGGGCGAGCGTCCGGCCGGACGGCACCAGCCCGCGCAGCCGTTCGACGGCTTCCAGCCCGACCTCGTACGGCACGCCGGAGAACGTCTCGCCGACGTCGAACGCGTCGCCGTGGCGGTTGTAGTTGCGATGGTCGTTCTCGG is from Amycolatopsis mediterranei and encodes:
- a CDS encoding glycosyl hydrolase family 18 protein; this encodes MSRKRWHLLGLFTAVGALAIGLVTVPASAAGGVSATFSKGSDWGTGYEGKYTINNGSGSTLATWTVEFDLPSGAKIGSLWDGSYTASGQHVTVKNTWNGNVGNGASASFGFNVSYSGTYAAPANCKLNGGSCDAGGGTPTTTPTTPTQPTTTPTTPTTPTTPTTTPPPPPGGLKNVGYFVQWGVYGRNYHVKNIETSGSASKLTHINYAFGNVTNGQCTANDDPYADYQKTYDAAGSVDGVADTWDQPVAGNFNQLRKLKKLHPGLKVIWSFGGWTYSGGFGQAAQNAAAFAQSCYNLLKDPRWADIWDGIDIDWEYPNACGLSCDTSGAAAYKNLMGALRSKFGSSFLITSAITADGSNGGKLDVADYGGASQYVDWYNVMTYDYFGAWAAQGPTAPHSPLTNFAGIPTPGFYSDAAIQKLKSKGVPSSKLLLGIGFYGRGWTGVTQSTPGGTATGPAPGTYEQGIEDYKVLKNTCPSTGTFAGTAYAKCGSNWWSYDTPATIGGKMSYAKQQGLGGAFFWELTGDTTGGELISAMKNGLS
- a CDS encoding cellulose binding domain-containing protein; the protein is MTRRWWPALGLAAAAATIGAMFVIAPANAAGGVSATFSKGSDWGTGYEGKYTIANGSGSTLATWTVEFDLPSGAKISSLWDGSYTASGQHVTVKNTWNGNVANGGSASFGFNVAYSGSYAAPSNCKLNGGSCAAGGTPPTTTTPPTTTTPPTTTPPPAGGRGAPYLYMGWGSPPNPQTVMNATGIKWFTMAFINASGGCTPAWDSSRPLSGSADANAIAQIKAAGGQVIPSFGGWSGNKLGPNCSTPSALAGAYQQVINAYGLKAIDIDIENSDEFENEAVQDRILGALKIVKQNNPGIQTILTFGTSTTGPNYYGNRLIDQSKALGANVDVFTIMPFDFGGGANMYNSTVSAANGLRDKLKSTFGWSDATAYAHLGISGMNGLSDQQELTDLPTWTQITNWAKSNKIARLAFWSVNRDRGCPGGGVQSACSGIAQNDWDFTKVTAGF
- a CDS encoding aspartate aminotransferase family protein is translated as MAESFWADVDRHLVRYGGTFTPEIIDRAEGSFLFTEDGRRILDFTSGQMSAILGHSHPEIVETVRRQVGKLDHLFSGMLSRPVADLARRLAETLPAPLEKALLLTTGAESNEAAVRMAKLVTGKHEIVSFARSWHGMTQAAASATYSAGRRGYGPATPGNFAIPAPNAYRPDFTDASGSLDWRRQLDFGFEMIDAQSVGSLAACLVEPILSSGGIIEPPPGYFAALAEKCRERGMLLILDEAQTGLCRTGNWYAFERDGIVPDILTLSKTLGAGLPLAAVLTSAAIEQEAHDRGFLFFTTHVSDPLPAAVGNTVLDVLTRDRLDARALSLGAVLRRGLEELAAGHEVVGDIRGRGLLAGLELVVDRETKRSSDELGARVTQRCLELGLHMNIVQLPGMGGVFRIAPPLTASEEEIALGLSILDQAIGEAVKLL
- a CDS encoding LysR family transcriptional regulator; protein product: MLNPWRLRLLSRLDTLGTVRAVAQDANLSASSVSQQLAVLEAETRTQLLERTGRRVRLTPAGLMLARRARVILDHMDTVEAELRSLGEEPAGLVRLGAFQSAIHTLAVPAVTRLAHPHLEVQLLELEPHESIPALRGGDADVIITTTDFVELPLGPDLDIVPLATDPIVLVTPPEAPRGPAVLSAYADAPWALDAPQSYMANLTLRLCRESGFEPRVVCRFSNYLMTLQHVEAGLSIALLPGLAVDRRYRVATRELATPVTRTIAAVVRRGTPLRAGVNVVLDALRQPPELPELPEWVGLRSSSP
- a CDS encoding tetratricopeptide repeat protein, with amino-acid sequence MPGRLKKFDEFFQRKAAEGGNVVAMARMGAAMRERGELPEAESWYRKAAMGGDRVSMTALAHLLAERGAQEEAERWYHEAALAGEPHGMQHLAKSCERRGKRDDARHWYGEAARTGDLPSMAALGRLLREDGKGDEAESWLRQAAEAGFTGAMIDLGVVLRDRGQAAEAARWWRSAVQAGDLAATCQLGRQAERLGRPSDAESWYRQGARGGHVEAVTRLGLLLHRRGDLEEAETWYLEAAERGDPAAMTNLGVLARNRGDEGEAAAWYRKAAEHGSIPALTNLGHLAEHREDLATAEQWFRRAAETGDVQGMLSLARMLRARGAAHEAELWLARAETVQDEREHQH
- a CDS encoding HNH endonuclease family protein; the encoded protein is MAARGFRLSVTQRTLLVVTILALALFGYWATRGAGAAPPTSGAPVPVSAADAQKQLDELAIGARTSMDGYSREKFPHWDSQGSGCDTREVVLKRDGKDVKTDKDCRPTSGTWTSVYDEETWTKATDVDIDHMVPLGQAWASGAKSWTTEKREQFANDLTRPQLFAVTDNLNQQKSDKAPDEWKPPLVAFWCTYATDWIVVKHYYGLTITQGEKTALTDMLRRC
- a CDS encoding alpha/beta fold hydrolase, whose amino-acid sequence is MTTFALIHGGGGSGWDFHLLIPELAARGHDAVAPDLPITDSSAGLAEFTETVLAALGDRTDVAVVGHSYGGFTAPLVAAKVRARLLVYLAGMIPAPGEPPGQWWGNTGFEAPKGLTETEQFFNGVPADLAEQCQAHGREQASKEWDEPWPLPAHPDVPTRVLLARDDRFFVPDFQRRVARERLGIEPDELDGPHCVPLSHPGALADRLVSYL
- a CDS encoding 3D domain-containing protein, with product MRFAHVLALTAIAAGSFLAAPAASAATLPACRHFYTGSIPDRPVTGGHGPGTLVGAVDVGNRLPAPGSVSGGLGTDGKVAFTFARVAGAKAYRAFRNGQALQWISDWGQPTLTVTDASPCQNANYQLYAMTAEDNSPGSLGQVSTAYRLDGANRLAAYRIPAGTTLNYRVTAYNDVAQTALGYQAGPGFCAVDARNIPWGTRFSVPGYGECYAADIGSWISGDIVDVWLPGSQADAWGIQRLTLTVR
- a CDS encoding nitroreductase family protein; the encoded protein is MMTPEELLTTTRTVRKRLDLERPVPLDLVKHCIQVALQAPSGSNTQRWQWLVVTDVDQRAALGEIYRRACEEYLASPNAAGKLFADDPERAQVQQRVGDSVAYLADRMGDVPVLVVPCLETASSELPPGNQAGLWASLLPAVWSFMLAARSVTLGTAWTTLHLKYEQEAAEVLGLPKNVHQAALIPTAFYTGDTFKPAARQPLDEVLHLDRW